From Peromyscus maniculatus bairdii isolate BWxNUB_F1_BW_parent chromosome 8, HU_Pman_BW_mat_3.1, whole genome shotgun sequence, a single genomic window includes:
- the Rasl10b gene encoding ras-like protein family member 10B — translation MVSTYRVAVLGARGVGKSAIVRQFLYNEFSEVCVPTTARRLYLPAVVMNGHVHDLQILDFPPISAFPVNTLQEWADACCRGLRSVHAYILVYDICCFDSFEYVKTIRQQILETRVIGTSETPIIIVGNKRDLQRGRVIPRWNVSHLVRKTWKCGYVECSAKYNWHILLLFSELLKSVGCARCKHVHAALRFQGALRRNRCAIM, via the exons ATGGTCTCCACCTACCGGGTGGCCGTGCTGGGGGCGCGAGGTGTGGGCAAGAGTGCCATCGTGCGCCAGTTCCTATACAACGAGTTCAGCGAGGTCTGTGTGCCCACCACCGCCCGCCGCCTCTACCTGCCTGCTGTGGTCATGAACGGCCATGTGCACGACCTCCAGATCCTGGACTTTCCACCCATCAGCGCCTTCCCTGTGAACACACTGCAG GAGTGGGCAGACGCCTGCTGCAGGGGACTCCGGAGCGTCCACGCCTACATCCTGGTCTATGACATCTGCTGCTTTGACAGCTTTGAGTACGTCAAGACTATCCGTCAGCAGATCCTGGAGACGAG GGTGATCGGCACCTCGGAGACGCCCATCATCATCGTGGGCAACAAGCGCGACCTGCAACGCGGACGCGTGATTCCGCGCTGGAACGTGTCGCACTTGGTGCGCAAGACCTGGAAGTGCGGCTACGTGGAGTGCTCGGCCAAGTACAACTGGCACATCCTGCTGCTCTTCAGCGAGCTGCTCAAGAGTGTGGGCTGCGCCCGCTGCAAACACGTGCACGCCGCCCTGCGCTTCCAGGGCGCGCTGCGCCGCAACCGCTGCGCCATCATgtga